In Oryza sativa Japonica Group chromosome 1, ASM3414082v1, the genomic stretch TTATTAGATTGGATAGATGATACTGAATTCACAAATAACATGAACTCTAATTATCTCTTTAAATACTTAGATTGGATAGATGGAATTCTTTATTGAtattgtaattttatattttattatgtttaggAATTAGTGCTCAAAGTTGCATATGATATTGTTGATATCCAAACTGACAAGTAATGGAGTAACATGTACTATTAATTGAGTCTATGTTTTTATGGCATGCCATTTCCATTTTTGTGCTGTTTTGCAGAGAAAAAGATAGCATCATATCTCAGTAAAATTGGCCAAAAGTTTCTTTGGGTGTATCGCTCGTATGGAACCTATGTGGCTTTCCTCACAATTCTTTTGACTCTCTACTTGGTGACTCCTAATTATATATCCTTTGGTTACCTTTTTTTCCTTCTGGTTTGGATAATTGGAAGGCAACTTGTCGAGAAGACAAAGAGACGGCTTTGGTTTCCACTAAAAGTATATGCCACTTTGGTTTTCATCTTTACATACTGCCTTAGTGTGTCACCCCTTTTTGCAGGGTTAGTCTCAAAATTTGTTAAACTATATCCTGATCTGGGATTTGATCCCGAGGCCTCGCTGTTGATGAATGTTTGGCAATCATTGGCTGTTCTAGTAGTAATGCAACTTTATAGCTATGAAAGACGGCAGAATAGTGACAAGAACTTTGGTGTATCTGATGCTTCTGAATCTGGGCTTCTGGGGTTCCTAAGGAGATTGTTAATTTGGCATAGTGAGAAGATATTATCAGTTACTGTGTTCTATGCTTGCCTATCATCAATCAGTTTATCTGGCCTAATTTATCTTTTAGGTCTCATTATGTTTTCCATTTTACCTAAAGTTTCTCGAATTCCTTCCAAGGTTTACCTTGTTTACACTGGTTTACTTGCTACATCAGAATACCTATTTCAAATGTTATGTGAACCTGCTCAAATGTGTCCTGGTCAGCAGTTCCATGGCTTGTCTGTCTTTCTTGGTTTGAAGCATTATGATGCTGGATTTTGGGGTGTCGAATATGGTCTTCGAGGAAAAGTTTTGGTAATCGTGGCTTGCACCATTCAGTATAATGTTTTCCATTGGTTGGATTTGATGCCAACATCTCTTTTACATGAGGGCAAATGGGAAGAACCTTGCCAGCTCTTTATCTCTGGTGATACATCTTCTAACGCTAGGGACAATAACAAGGATAGTCATTCATCAAATAGGTTTAGTTCATTGTTTTCAAAAGTTCAAGGTCTGATTGGTAGCAGCTCAAGTTCATCTCTGAGTTCAGGGAGCACTTGTCAGACATCAGAACCTGTCCAGAATGAGACAAGCGGCTCAGATGAGGGCAAAAGATACTCATTTTCAAAGATTTGGGGAATGTCAAAAGAAAGCCACAAGTGGGATAAGAGAAAGATTATTTCCTTGAGAAGAGAAAGATTTGAAACTCAGAAGACAACCTTTAAATGCTACATGAAATTCTGGATGGAAAATCTCTTTAAATTGCGAGGTCTTGAAATTAACATGATCGTGTTACTATTGGCCAGCTTTACATTGTTGAATGTTATATCAATTTTTTACATCACATGCCTCGTTGTATGTATTCTTATGAACAGAGATCTTATCCAGAAACTGTGGCCTCTTTTTGTTGTTCTCTTTGCTTCGGTCCTACTACTCGAGTACTTTGCTCTTTGGAAGGAAGGAATGCCCTGGTTACACAGTATCAATGACATTGAAGTTCATTGTCGCGAATGCTGGAAAAATTCAAGGATTTTCTTTGCATATTGCTCAAAATGTTGGCTGGGTATGTCCTTGTTTAATAGCTGAAATTTATGCCAATCTAACATGTATATTATTATTGTGCTTATCAATAACACTATCATGTGTATTATATGATGCAGGGTTAATAGCTGACGATCCTCGAATGCTCATTAGCTACTATATTGTCTTCATTTTTTCCTCTTTTAAGTTACGGTCCGATCGTTTCTCTGGTTTCTCAGACTCAGATACTTATCATCAGATGATGTCACAAAGGAAAAATGCATTAGTTTGGAGGGACCTCTCATTGGAAACAAAAAGTTTCTGGACTTTTCTTGATTATATACGGCTTTATGCTTATTGCCATTTATTGGACATAGTTTTAGCATTAATTGCTATTACTGGTACGCTGGAGTATGATGTGCTGCACCTTGGTTATCTTGGATTTGCTTTGGTTTTCTTCAGAATGAGGCTTGAAATAttgaagagaaaaaataaaatattcaaGTATCTGCGGATGTATAATTTTGCGCTTATTGTTTTATCACTTGCTTATCAATCTCCTTATTTTGGGCAATTTAGCTCTGGCAAGTGTGACCAAATTGACTATATTTATGAAATTATTGGATTTTACAAGTATGATTATGGTTTTAAGATAACATCACGATCAGCTTTTGTTGAGATAGTGATCTTCTTATTGGTGTCAATTCAATCATACATCTTTAGTTCTGGTGAATTTGATTATGTATCAAGATACCTTGAGGCTGAACAAATTGGTGCGATGGTCCATGAGCAGGAGAAAAAAGCTTTGAAGAAAACTGAACAGCTCCAACATCTTCGAAGGTCCGAGGAGCAAAAACGTGAGCGGAACATGCAAGTGGAAAGGATGAAATCTGAGATGTACAATTTACAAAGTCAGCTTAATCGAATGAATTCCTTCACCCCAATCAACAATGCATCTCACAGTGAAGGCTTACGTCACAGGAGGAATACTAAGTTGTATACTGATATTGACACCCCGTTGCAAGATAGTGGGATTGGATCACCAAGAAAGGAGGATAAGACTGGTAGCACAGACTCATCCCAATCCTTTGAATTTTCTGTAGAAGATGCACAGAAGAGCTTGACAGATTTAATGTTCCGGACTCCATGTGATACTCCTAGGTCACCAATCAGGGGGACAAGTGAAGAATTTAAGGTGACTGATAATGCTAGGAACTCACTGGGTTCAACATCCGAGATCACTGAGGTCGAAGAAAATGAGGGCAAAGTGAATCATAATTTACTAAAACTGCAGTATGGAAGAGGGGCAGTTAAGGAAAACCCACTAAAATCTGCTGTGCAATTAATTGGTGATGGTGTCTCCCAAGTTCAGTCCTTTGGAAACCAGGCAGTTACAAATATTGTGAGCTTCTTGAACATTGATCCAGAAGAACCACATTCCAGTGATCATCCTGCAGAAGATGACATTTATGATATGGTAGAAAGTCAGAGGGAAACACATGATGGCCAGTTGTTAAGAACACATTCAGTTACCTCTGGAAATGGCACAAAATCGTCTGCAAACATGCCGATAGGTGTAATCTTTCGGTATATATGGTATCAGATGCGAAGTAATTATGATTATGTTTGCTATTGCTGTTTCGTTCTGGTTTTCTTGTGGAATTTTAGCTTGCTATCCATGGTTTACCTTGGAGCACTTTTCTTGTATGCTCTTTGTGTGAACTATGGGCCAAGTTACCTGTTTTGGGTCATTGTTCTGATCTACACTGAGCTGAACATTCTCTCACAATATATATACCAGATTGTCATTCAGCACTGTGGTTTGAACATACATATACCTCTTCTCCAGAGATTAGGTTTTCCGGATGATAAAATAAAGGCATCATTTGTTGTCAGCATATTGCCTCTCTTTCTGGTGTATATATCTACCCTCTTGCAGAGTTCCATAACGGCTAAAGATGGTGAATGGGTTCCTGTAACAGAGTTCAGCTTTCTAAGTGCAAGAAATAATGTAGAAGAGAAACAACGTATGCCTTACAATTGGAGAGATAGGCTAAAAAATATTCACTTGCCTGTAATGAATCTTATAAGGATGATTGGGAGAGGCATATCTAGATATTGGTTGTCACTAACACAAGGGGCAGAATCTCCTCCATATTTTGTGCAAGTTACAATGGAAGTAAACCATTGGCCAGAAGATGGAATTCAACCAGAAAGAATAGAGTCAGCAATAAACAGGGTCCTTGCTATAGCTCATGAAGAAAGATGTCAAGCCAACTCGCCTTCATCTTGCCATTCTTGTAGTCGGGTTCGGATTCAAAGTATTGAGCGAAGCAAAGAAAACTCTAGTATGGCTCTTGCTGTCCTAGAAGTTGTCTATGCTGCTCCCTTGGACTGCCAATCAGCAGGATGGTACAAATCACTCACTCCAGCTGCTGATGTAGAGAAGGAGATTCATGAATCACAAAAGGCAGGACTTTTTGAAGATGTAAATTTTCCTTACCCAGTAGTCTCTGTGATTGGCGGTGGTAAAAGGGAAATTGATCTTTATGCATATTATTTTGGTGCTGATTTGGCAGTATTCTTTCTTGTTGCCATGTTCTATCAATCTGTTCTTAAAAACAAAAGTGAATTTCTGGAAGTTTACCAGCTGGAGGATCAGTTTCCCAAAGAGTTTGTTTTCATCCTAATGGTGAGCTCCCTATTCCATTGGATTTGTTATGTTTCACTTACATGCTAATTATTTGTTTTTCTAATATATGCTATGTATAAGTTATTGGAACTATTGGTGATTATTCTACCAATTATTCTGCAGATTCTCTTTTTCTTGATTGTGGTTGATCGCATCATATATCTGTGGTCATTTGCCACAGGAAAAGTCATTTTCTATCTTTTCAACCTAGTGCTTTTCACATACTCTGTCACTGAATATGCTTGGGGAATGGAGCTAGTGCACAGAAATGTTGGAGGATTTGTTCTACGTGCAATCTATCTTACAAAGTCGATTTCCTTGGCACTTCAAGCTTTACAGATTAGATATGGTATTCCCAACAAGAGTAACTTGTATCGACAGTTTTTGACAAGCAAAGTTACACAAGTAAATTATTTTGGTTTCCGGCTTTACCGTGCTCTGCCCTTCTTGTATGAGCTGCGGTGTGTGCTTGATTGGTCATGTACAACTACATCATTAACAATGTATGATTGGCTTAAGGTACATCTATACTTGATCTTCCCCAAACTATCATggttgtttcaaaatattttgccaTATTACCATATAGGTCTGCACGTTGAAATTTAAGCTGAAGGCCTGAATCCATTGTATACTGTGAGTCTGTGAGTGAATCACAGCTAGTGAATTTTGATTTGGTGCTAGTAGAAGATTGAATACGTCGAGTGGCAGATTCATCACCACCATTAGCTTCttttatatactacctccattccataatataagagattttaggtggatgtgacacatcctaatactatgaatcttgGCATActctatgtccagattcgtagtaccatgatgtgtcatatccacccaaaatcccttatattatgggacggagggagtagtagacaTTTATCAGGTCTGTAGCATatatattagcttttttttaaatatcACTTCATTTTTAAAGCATTGCTCCTTTAGTTTGTCCACATCCATTATTAGTACCTAGTTCTGTATGTAGACTTCTTAAGTTGTATGTGCATTCTTTCATACATGTTAGCTAATATTCCCATAACCCAAATCTATGTCGGGTGTCCAATAGTAATTATTCCTCTTAGTGAAATAAACCTATCAACTCACtattcttttgaaaaacttgTCAAATACGAAAAGTTGATATTATTTGTGCATCGCAtccttgcaaaagaaaaaaaaaagccaaactcATAGTGCATCTCTACTTCTTTCAGTTGGTTGTTTCATGAAATtatttacatttatatttcttgttgttactatgtatttttttacacTAATTGTTTGTTTGCTTCGGTAAGGCAAATTTTCATAGCTTatgttttttccccttctcAGTTGGAGGATATATATGCAAGCTTGTTCCTTGTGAAATGCGATGCAATTTTAAACAGGGCAAATCACCAACAAGGGGAGAAGCAAACGAAAATGACAAAATTCTGCAGCGGGATATGCCTATTCTTTGTACTTATCTGTGTTATTTGGGCACCTATGTTGGTAGGTGAATGCCATCTatgttttatatttgcactaatttttgtTCTGCCATCCCACTTGTTTGCATCTGCAACTATtctggtaatttttttttcttgaatatgCAAGAGAGTTGcatatcatttcattaagaagaagAGAAATCGGGGGAACTGGGAGGGGagccccctcccctcaccaAGACCCCACAGGCCTAGGCCTTTACAAACTCAAGAACCTGAAACCGACCTTATCCTTGCGGAGCTAGCGACCTATCTAAGAACATTTACTTGGGTCACACAAAACCACATTTACTTCTGCATTGTCAGCATCTTTTGGTAGGTTATGTGTTTATCCACCTGTGGGAGTCTAATCTTTAATTAGCATGCATGTGAAGCTGCTGCGCTTTCTTCTGTTTCCAGTTAGTTGTTACCACTATATATTTCTAGAAAGGAAGCTAACTTTTCTTCTTACTGCCATATTTCATTTTTGCATGATGCCATGATTCACGGGGGAatacctgcaggctgcagctactGAATTATGACTGCATGTGTCACTGTCTAGATTTTAGATTGGTGTGTCATGGTCTACCGTATACGGACCAAATAATTTAGTTTGGTTTGTCACATATCTTTCTCATAAGGACCCTACCATTCAAGCAAGTTCCCATTCATCCTCTTTTTTCTGCTTTAGTTACCAATTACGAAATTATATTAACAGAAACATTTTCCATAGCAAAATGTGAATGGCATGCCTTTTTCTGCTTACATAAAACCTAACATGCATCCACTGTGCAACCATGGACCTTTATGGGACATCATGGCATTAATGATGTTATTCCATATTTAGCCTTTCtcatttcaatattttttagcaGGCCCCACATTTTATTAGCTTTTGCAAGGTCTAAAgccatttatttttc encodes the following:
- the LOC9271287 gene encoding piezo-type mechanosensitive ion channel homolog isoform X4 — its product is MKMKIKIKCFTQNKVLLLALSLWSFNFTSICAFGLLAYVGYILYAFPSLFEMHRLNGSLLVFILLWAASTYIFNVAFTFFNKRFQKDMMIWETIGLWHYSIPGLFLLAQFCLGVFVALCNLVNNSVFVYTTTEGGASSSDDHLIDEKEDTMVLIVATLAWGLRKLSRAITLMLLFLLVVKPGFIHAVYMCFFLVFLLNHSIKKGLRQILVLFCEAHFSILYILQLDLVSSALERSGSLTMEVLSQLGLSNKSTTKDFMKIGSIVCFCAVHSHGFKMLFALSAVLRHTPSTPVGFTILKAGLNKSVLLSVYNSQNSRNGQADRSTHEKKIASYLSKIGQKFLWVYRSYGTYVAFLTILLTLYLVTPNYISFGYLFFLLVWIIGRQLVEKTKRRLWFPLKVYATLVFIFTYCLSVSPLFAGLVSKFVKLYPDLGFDPEASLLMNVWQSLAVLVVMQLYSYERRQNSDKNFGVSDASESGLLGFLRRLLIWHSEKILSVTVFYACLSSISLSGLIYLLGLIMFSILPKVSRIPSKVYLVYTGLLATSEYLFQMLCEPAQMCPGQQFHGLSVFLGLKHYDAGFWGVEYGLRGKVLVIVACTIQYNVFHWLDLMPTSLLHEGKWEEPCQLFISGDTSSNARDNNKDSHSSNRFSSLFSKVQGLIGSSSSSSLSSGSTCQTSEPVQNETSGSDEGKRYSFSKIWGMSKESHKWDKRKIISLRRERFETQKTTFKCYMKFWMENLFKLRGLEINMIVLLLASFTLLNVISIFYITCLVVCILMNRDLIQKLWPLFVVLFASVLLLEYFALWKEGMPWLHSINDIEVHCRECWKNSRIFFAYCSKCWLGLIADDPRMLISYYIVFIFSSFKLRSDRFSGFSDSDTYHQMMSQRKNALVWRDLSLETKSFWTFLDYIRLYAYCHLLDIVLALIAITGTLEYDVLHLGYLGFALVFFRMRLEILKRKNKIFKYLRMYNFALIVLSLAYQSPYFGQFSSGKCDQIDYIYEIIGFYKYDYGFKITSRSAFVEIVIFLLVSIQSYIFSSGEFDYVSRYLEAEQIGAMVHEQEKKALKKTEQLQHLRRSEEQKRERNMQVERMKSEMYNLQSQLNRMNSFTPINNASHSEGLRHRRNTKLYTDIDTPLQDSGIGSPRKEDKTGSTDSSQSFEFSVEDAQKSLTDLMFRTPCDTPRSPIRGTSEEFKVTDNARNSLGSTSEITEVEENEGKVNHNLLKLQYGRGAVKENPLKSAVQLIGDGVSQVQSFGNQAVTNIVSFLNIDPEEPHSSDHPAEDDIYDMVESQRETHDGQLLRTHSVTSGNGTKSSANMPIGVIFRYIWYQMRSNYDYVCYCCFVLVFLWNFSLLSMVYLGALFLYALCVNYGPSYLFWVIVLIYTELNILSQYIYQIVIQHCGLNIHIPLLQRLGFPDDKIKASFVVSILPLFLVYISTLLQSSITAKDGEWVPVTEFSFLSARNNVEEKQRMPYNWRDRLKNIHLPVMNLIRMIGRGISRYWLSLTQGAESPPYFVQVTMEVNHWPEDGIQPERIESAINRVLAIAHEERCQANSPSSCHSCSRVRIQSIERSKENSSMALAVLEVVYAAPLDCQSAGWYKSLTPAADVEKEIHESQKAGLFEDVNFPYPVVSVIGGGKREIDLYAYYFGADLAVFFLVAMFYQSVLKNKSEFLEVYQLEDQFPKEFVFILMILFFLIVVDRIIYLWSFATGKVIFYLFNLVLFTYSVTEYAWGMELVHRNVGGFVLRAIYLTKSISLALQALQIRYGIPNKSNLYRQFLTSKVTQVNYFGFRLYRALPFLYELRCVLDWSCTTTSLTMYDWLKLEDIYASLFLVKCDAILNRANHQQGEKQTKMTKFCSGICLFFVLICVIWAPMLIYSSGNPTNIANPIIDVSVKIDIKALGGRLTFFKTTVCEKIPWKHMRAYDDVDPLDYLGGYNVEDIQLICCQPDASTMWLIPAPVQTRFIQSLEETEMIFGNMELILNWDFLRARPKGKELVKYESPVDRSPSVDDVKRVLNGTINSFRITDAYPRYFRVTGSGEVRRLEASIDSVSGELLLNNGTPPWWSFYDTNPSDLAGCQGLNGPMAIVVSEETPQGIIGETLSKFSIWSLYITFVLAVARFIRLQCSDLRMRIPYENLPSCDRLLDICEGIYAARAEGELEVEEVLYWTLVNIYRSPHMLLEYTKPD
- the LOC9271287 gene encoding piezo-type mechanosensitive ion channel homolog isoform X5; the protein is MHRLNGSLLVFILLWAASTYIFNVAFTFFNKRFQKDMMIWETIGLWHYSIPGLFLLAQFCLGVFVALCNLVNNSVFVYTTTEGGASSSDDHLIDEKEDTMVLIVATLAWGLRKLSRAITLMLLFLLVVKPGFIHAVYMCFFLVFLLNHSIKKGLRQILVLFCEAHFSILYILQLDLVSSALERSGSLTMEVLSQLGLSNKSTTKDFMKIGSIVCFCAVHSHGFKMLFALSAVLRHTPSTPVGFTILKAGLNKSVLLSVYNSQNSRNGQADRSTHEKKIASYLSKIGQKFLWVYRSYGTYVAFLTILLTLYLVTPNYISFGYLFFLLVWIIGRQLVEKTKRRLWFPLKVYATLVFIFTYCLSVSPLFAGLVSKFVKLYPDLGFDPEASLLMNVWQSLAVLVVMQLYSYERRQNSDKNFGVSDASESGLLGFLRRLLIWHSEKILSVTVFYACLSSISLSGLIYLLGLIMFSILPKVSRIPSKVYLVYTGLLATSEYLFQMLCEPAQMCPGQQFHGLSVFLGLKHYDAGFWGVEYGLRGKVLVIVACTIQYNVFHWLDLMPTSLLHEGKWEEPCQLFISGDTSSNARDNNKDSHSSNRFSSLFSKVQGLIGSSSSSSLSSGSTCQTSEPVQNETSGSDEGKRYSFSKIWGMSKESHKWDKRKIISLRRERFETQKTTFKCYMKFWMENLFKLRGLEINMIVLLLASFTLLNVISIFYITCLVVCILMNRDLIQKLWPLFVVLFASVLLLEYFALWKEGMPWLHSINDIEVHCRECWKNSRIFFAYCSKCWLGLIADDPRMLISYYIVFIFSSFKLRSDRFSGFSDSDTYHQMMSQRKNALVWRDLSLETKSFWTFLDYIRLYAYCHLLDIVLALIAITGTLEYDVLHLGYLGFALVFFRMRLEILKRKNKIFKYLRMYNFALIVLSLAYQSPYFGQFSSGKCDQIDYIYEIIGFYKYDYGFKITSRSAFVEIVIFLLVSIQSYIFSSGEFDYVSRYLEAEQIGAMVHEQEKKALKKTEQLQHLRRSEEQKRERNMQVERMKSEMYNLQSQLNRMNSFTPINNASHSEGLRHRRNTKLYTDIDTPLQDSGIGSPRKEDKTGSTDSSQSFEFSVEDAQKSLTDLMFRTPCDTPRSPIRGTSEEFKVTDNARNSLGSTSEITEVEENEGKVNHNLLKLQYGRGAVKENPLKSAVQLIGDGVSQVQSFGNQAVTNIVSFLNIDPEEPHSSDHPAEDDIYDMVESQRETHDGQLLRTHSVTSGNGTKSSANMPIGVIFRYIWYQMRSNYDYVCYCCFVLVFLWNFSLLSMVYLGALFLYALCVNYGPSYLFWVIVLIYTELNILSQYIYQIVIQHCGLNIHIPLLQRLGFPDDKIKASFVVSILPLFLVYISTLLQSSITAKDGEWVPVTEFSFLSARNNVEEKQRMPYNWRDRLKNIHLPVMNLIRMIGRGISRYWLSLTQGAESPPYFVQVTMEVNHWPEDGIQPERIESAINRVLAIAHEERCQANSPSSCHSCSRVRIQSIERSKENSSMALAVLEVVYAAPLDCQSAGWYKSLTPAADVEKEIHESQKAGLFEDVNFPYPVVSVIGGGKREIDLYAYYFGADLAVFFLVAMFYQSVLKNKSEFLEVYQLEDQFPKEFVFILMILFFLIVVDRIIYLWSFATGKVIFYLFNLVLFTYSVTEYAWGMELVHRNVGGFVLRAIYLTKSISLALQALQIRYGIPNKSNLYRQFLTSKVTQVNYFGFRLYRALPFLYELRCVLDWSCTTTSLTMYDWLKLEDIYASLFLVKCDAILNRANHQQGEKQTKMTKFCSGICLFFVLICVIWAPMLIYSSGNPTNIANPIIDVSVKIDIKALGGRLTFFKTTVCEKIPWKHMRAYDDVDPLDYLGGYNVEDIQLICCQPDASTMWLIPAPVQTRFIQSLEETEMIFGNMELILNWDFLRARPKGKELVKYESPVDRSPSVDDVKRVLNGTINSFRITDAYPRYFRVTGSGEVRRLEASIDSVSGELLLNNGTPPWWSFYDTNPSDLAGCQGLNGPMAIVVSEETPQGIIGETLSKFSIWSLYITFVLAVARFIRLQCSDLRMRIPYENLPSCDRLLDICEGIYAARAEGELEVEEVLYWTLVNIYRSPHMLLEYTKPD